The genomic stretch AGTGATCGCGCTCTCACCAGAGGATTCTCTGGACAGGGCACTCCACCTCATCGCTGAACACAACATTAACCGGCTGCCCGTGGTCCACAACAACCAGGTAGTCGGCATAGTCACCAGGCAGGACATAATCTGGCAGATTGCCGGCCGCCCGTCCTCACCCCAGGAATGAAATGTCGCATCGAAGAATCGAAGGCGGCAAAGCAGCGAGATCATTTGAGGGATTTCAGTATCTGCAGAGCTTCCTCGACATGTCTCTCTGGATCAAGCTGCGATGAGAATATGTGGCGAACAATGCCTTCCTTGTCGATTACGTAGGTCACTCTTCCGGGTATAAGGCCGAGCGAAGATGGCACGCCGAAAAGGCTCCTGACCCTGCCATCTTCATCGCTGAGCAGTGAGAATGGCAGGTTGAAAGAGGTTGAGAATATTGAGTGTGATTCCACTGACTGGGAGCTTACTCCTATGACCTCAGCGCCCGCGTCCTTGAAATCCTCGTAGCTGTCCCGGAACTTGCATGCCTCCTTCGTGCACCCAGAGGAATTGTCTTTGGGGTAGAAGTACAGGACCACCGCTTTCTTCCCCAGGTAATCCTTGAGACTGACGGGCTCTCCGTGTTGGTTCTTGATTGTGAAGTCGGGCGCGCTATCTCCTACCTTGATTCTTTCCGTCATGTTCTCACCCTTCGTCTAGAGCTGCGAGCTGATCGTCAGGCAGACTGTTTGCACAATAATGAATCTTCACCCTGAAGAATGTGCTT from Candidatus Thermoplasmatota archaeon encodes the following:
- a CDS encoding peroxiredoxin, whose translation is MTERIKVGDSAPDFTIKNQHGEPVSLKDYLGKKAVVLYFYPKDNSSGCTKEACKFRDSYEDFKDAGAEVIGVSSQSVESHSIFSTSFNLPFSLLSDEDGRVRSLFGVPSSLGLIPGRVTYVIDKEGIVRHIFSSQLDPERHVEEALQILKSLK